The Methylocystis bryophila genome contains the following window.
TAAGGATGACCGGTTCGCTTCCCGCTGGCTTCCATGCCGATCAGCACTGCAGAATTCTCCCATCGCGCCATCATCTTCATTACGCTCGCGCTCACGCCGCTCGTCGTCTGGCTGCTGTTCGACGTTGTGCTGATGGTGACGGGCGCCGTCCTGATCGCCGTGCTGCTTCACCTCGTCGCCTGGCCCTTTCGCAAGATCAGATTGCCGAGAGCTCTGGCGCTTGCGGTTGCCGGATTCTTGATTCTCATCGTGCTCCTTGGCGTTTTCTATCTCTTCGGCAGCGGCATGGGTAACGAGTTCCAGGAGATCATGAGTCGCGCCGAGGCGGGACAGAAGCAGCTCACCCAGATGCTTCAAGGATCGACATTCGGAAAGACGGTGCTTTCGCATGTCCAACAGGGCACTTTCTCCCTGCCCGACCTCTTCGCGCGGGCCTTCCGAATCAGCGCAAGCTTTTTGGCTGGCGCGGCCATCGCCATCGTCGCTGGCGCTTTCATCGCCGTCGAGCCGGAGCTTTATCGTCAAGGCCTGAGCCTGCTCTTTCCGCAGCGCTACCGCGGAAGCGCCGACGAAACCCTCGATTATCTTGCCGGCGCGCTAAGGCTCTGGACGATCGGTCAGCTAATCGACATGGCGTTCGTCGGCGTCACGATCGGCGTCGCCTCCTGGTTCGTCGGCTTGCCTTCAGCCTATGCGCTTGGCGCGATCGCAGGCGTCGCACAATTCGTCCCCTACATCGGCTCAATCGTCGCATTTATTCCCGCCGCGCTTGTTGCGACGACAATCGACTGGAGCACGCTGGCGTGGACAGCCATCGCTTATTTTCTCGTTCATCAGTTCGATGGTTATGTGTTCATGCCGATCGTCCAGCGGCGCATGGTGTCCGTGCCGCCCGCGCTCATGCTCGTGAGCATCGTCGCGCTTGGCGAAGCCTTCGGCATCACGGCGACGATCTTCGCCGCGCCCATTACTGTCTCGATCTACGTGCTGGTGACGAAGCTCTACGTGCGCGAGACGCTGCACGAGGAAGTCGCCGTGCCCGGCGAGGCGGGCGTCAAAGCGCTGGCCGATGAGCGGAGTTCCGCAGCTGATTAGAAAGCGATCGTCAGCCGGCTAAAGCTTTTCGACACGATAAGATCTCGCTCGAGCTGACAAGACCGCCCATCCGCTTGAGCGCATATTGCGCCGGCATATCGAAAAGTGATCCGGTCGGGCGCCGGCCCCGACAAGGCGAGCTCGACCGTCACCCGCCCCTCGCCGCGCTGAGCCTTGAGGTTGAGCGCGCCGAAAGCGGTTGGCAAGTCGCGCAGCCTGATCCCCTCCCCTTCCCACCAGCTCTCAGGGACGGCGCGAAACAATTCGAGCGTTCCGCCGTCTTCCCGCACCAGCATCCTTCGCATGGCGGTGGCGAATTCGGCGCCGATCCAGCTGTGGGGCATATCGCCGATATATTCCGGCGCGCGCGGATCGCTCCAGACGACCTCGGCCCATTGCCGCCAGCCCGCAGGCCTGCGGCAGGCGAGCATGGCGGCGAGCAGACGAAAGGCGTCGTCGCGCCGGCCCAAAGACGCAAAGGCGTTGAGGTTGCGCAGCAAATAGGGGCTGTAATTCCCCTCGAACGCCGGCCCCGAAAATTGCTCGATCTGCGCGGCCACGAGGTCAAAGGTCGCCTCGACGAATTCCGCCGGCAAAACGTCCTCGACGCGGCAGGGCTCGAAGGCGATTGCGGTCGAGCTGGGATCGACGTCTTCTCGGTCGGCGGACGCCGCGATGAGCCCTCTGCCCATGAGCTCAGAGGTCACGCGCAGGGAGCGTGCGAGCGTCTCGGCAAATGCGCGGCCTTTGGCCCTCGCCTGTTCGGCGATCTCGAGCTCCCCGGCCTCACGGGCCAGATATTCGCAGTTTCGCCAAGCGCTCAAAGCGAAGAAGTCGTCCCAATAGCTGTAAGAGGGCTTGCTGTAACCCTCATGACTGATCGACGGCGCCACGAGGCCGCAGCAGCGCGAGTCGCGCTCGCGTCGCGCATCGGTTTTCGCGCAGAGCGCCTCGATGAACTGGGTCGCCCGAACCACGGGTTCAAAAACAGCGTCGAGGAAGACTCGATCTTTGCTGACCCGGTACACCTCCGCAGCGACGCCGACGAATTCACCCTGCGCGTCATATTCAATATCGCTGCCATAACCGCGGTTGACCGTTCCGTCCGGATTGAGGATCGGCGGCGCCAAGCCGTTCTCGTAGATGCGTTTGGAGTACCAGACGACATAGGACTTGGCTTCCTCGATCAGTCCCGCCCACAGCAAGGCGAGCGCCTGCGAAGAGCCGTCGCGTATCCATATGCGGTCGTAGTTTCGCGGGCCGGGCCTAAAGGCGAAGCGCGTCGCATTGACGAGAATGAGCGCGATCTGCGCCTCGATCGTGTCGCTGATCTCTTGATCGCCGACGGTGATCCTTCTTGCGCCCAACTTATTTCGCCACAAGCCGGCGACCGTGTTCCTTAGGGCGGAGAAGGCCGCCTCCGCGTGAGGCGCAATCTCGGCGCTCAGGGGAGACGCGGCGACGACGGCGACATCTTCGCCGGGGTCCAAGGAGAAGGCGAATTCGCAGGCGGCGCTGAGCAAACCTGAATCAGAACGAAGGTTCCGGGTAGTCGGTTGGGGGCCGTGCTCCAGGAGCCTTAGGACATCTCCTCCCTCGAAGTCTGCGATCGTCACGACATCCGGTTCTCGCGAGAAAGCGGCGTAGTGAGAATCGTTGATCCGCATGTTGACGCCCTCGACGCTGATCGCGTTGACGAGCGCGTGACCGCCATGTTGCCAGTAGGGATTGATCTGCACGGGGCGCACCGTCAGCACGAGCGCGCCCTCTCGCCGCGCGTCGCCACGATTGGCGATCCGATATTCCACCATCGCCTGCTCTTCATGCGCTAGCGCCGTCGCGTGAAGCTCCAGACCTTGCGTCGACCAGACGACGTTGGGAATGGGCAGCGAGCCCTCGACCAGGCATTGGCTGACGGTTTCGCTTGCGGGGGCGCCATGCAGGCCGTCGCCCAGGCGCAAGAGCGGCATGAGCTGAGCGAAGCCGCGCTGCGCTTCGAGATTTCCATATTCGTCGAAGAGCGCTTCCCCGTCCTGATTCAACTCCCCGAGCACCGTCCAATAGACTTGGCGGCCGAGCAGCGATTGCGGGTAAAGATCGGCGCGCCCCTTGCGCGCCGCACGTTCCAGCTGCCCGATCGGCATTCGATCCTTGTTCAGGATCCGGAGCTTCAGCTCCTTGACGATCGCGCCTTCGGGCGCGCTGGCCGCATGCAGGCTCAGGCGAAAATAACGGCTTGTCGTCGAGCGCCACCAAAAACTGTCCGTGCCGCCGTCGCCGGTGGTCATGCGCCCCACCTCCCGGAAGTTCTCGCCGTCGTCGGAAAGATGCACGGAAAAAACAACGCCGAAGCGCTCGCCCCACTCGACAAGGGCTCCAAGCGGAGATCTCACATAGCCGAAATCGACTGTTATGCTCTCTCCGGCCAGAAGCGCGATCGGCGCATGGCCAAGAGCCGCGACGCGGCCCCCCTCGAGCACAGAGGCCGCATCCGCAGGATCATAGAGATTGATCTGGACGATCTCCGGCGGCCGCGCCTCTGTGGGCGTTTCGCAGCTCCAGCGCAGGAAGCGCGCCGCGACGGGCGGGAAAGCGAAAACGTCCTGTCCGCCTTCGCCGTGACGCGTGCTGCAGAGATGTGACCACGACCGCCCATCGAGAGAAGTCTCGAATCCATATTCACTCGCCGCCTGACCGCCCCAATAAACCTCCAAACCGCCCAAAGTCGCGGTCCTCCCGAGGTCGATCTCGAGCCGGGCCTTTTTTGACGGTTCTGAAGCCCATGCGGTTGCATAGCAGTCGTCGATGGCTCGCCGCGCATCGCCGCTGCTGGCGGTGGCCTTCCACAAGCTCTTCGGCGGAACTTTCATGAGCGCTCCGCGGCCAGTTTCCAGCGGCCGCAGGCCCAATTAAGGCTTGCCTTGGGGCTTTCGACAAGGGCTTTCGACAGGGACAACTCAGCAGAAAGGATTCTTCAAAAACTCCTCTTCGGCTTTCGTGCTTTTACGCCCCAGCGCTCCATTCCTATCCGGGAAACGGCCAAACCGAATAATCTGATCCCGATGGCAGAGCGCGTGCTGAAGGGACGTCGCGTCGCCGAGCCTTACGAACAGATCCACGCTTCTTTCCTGCAGCTCCAAATCTTCAGCATGCTCAAAAGGGAGATAGAAAAAAAGCTTCTGGACCGTCAACACATTCATGTCGAAGCGCTTCTCGATCGCATATTCCGCCAGCATCCTGGCTTTGGAGTCGTTGGCGAAGGCTCCTGCTGCGCCGCGAAAAATGTTTCTCGAAAACTGATCGAGCAAAATGATCAGCGCCAAGGTCCCCATCTGAGTCTGCTTTAGATCGTCCAACGCTCCCGTTGCGGCGAGCCGGTTGGCCTCCGAAAACCTCTGCCTTATCTCCTGGTCGAACCCAGGAGTTGCTGCAAACCATATTTGACGCCGGCTCCCCAATTCTGCCGAGTCCGCCGAGCCGAACCAGAAATCGAGGACCTCCCGCACGAGAGGGTTGCTGTCCATCTCGGACCTCCGCCCTTTGGCGTTGAGCAACAGATCGGCGCGCCGCGACGTCAGCCGTCA
Protein-coding sequences here:
- a CDS encoding AI-2E family transporter, producing MPISTAEFSHRAIIFITLALTPLVVWLLFDVVLMVTGAVLIAVLLHLVAWPFRKIRLPRALALAVAGFLILIVLLGVFYLFGSGMGNEFQEIMSRAEAGQKQLTQMLQGSTFGKTVLSHVQQGTFSLPDLFARAFRISASFLAGAAIAIVAGAFIAVEPELYRQGLSLLFPQRYRGSADETLDYLAGALRLWTIGQLIDMAFVGVTIGVASWFVGLPSAYALGAIAGVAQFVPYIGSIVAFIPAALVATTIDWSTLAWTAIAYFLVHQFDGYVFMPIVQRRMVSVPPALMLVSIVALGEAFGITATIFAAPITVSIYVLVTKLYVRETLHEEVAVPGEAGVKALADERSSAAD
- a CDS encoding discoidin domain-containing protein, giving the protein MKVPPKSLWKATASSGDARRAIDDCYATAWASEPSKKARLEIDLGRTATLGGLEVYWGGQAASEYGFETSLDGRSWSHLCSTRHGEGGQDVFAFPPVAARFLRWSCETPTEARPPEIVQINLYDPADAASVLEGGRVAALGHAPIALLAGESITVDFGYVRSPLGALVEWGERFGVVFSVHLSDDGENFREVGRMTTGDGGTDSFWWRSTTSRYFRLSLHAASAPEGAIVKELKLRILNKDRMPIGQLERAARKGRADLYPQSLLGRQVYWTVLGELNQDGEALFDEYGNLEAQRGFAQLMPLLRLGDGLHGAPASETVSQCLVEGSLPIPNVVWSTQGLELHATALAHEEQAMVEYRIANRGDARREGALVLTVRPVQINPYWQHGGHALVNAISVEGVNMRINDSHYAAFSREPDVVTIADFEGGDVLRLLEHGPQPTTRNLRSDSGLLSAACEFAFSLDPGEDVAVVAASPLSAEIAPHAEAAFSALRNTVAGLWRNKLGARRITVGDQEISDTIEAQIALILVNATRFAFRPGPRNYDRIWIRDGSSQALALLWAGLIEEAKSYVVWYSKRIYENGLAPPILNPDGTVNRGYGSDIEYDAQGEFVGVAAEVYRVSKDRVFLDAVFEPVVRATQFIEALCAKTDARRERDSRCCGLVAPSISHEGYSKPSYSYWDDFFALSAWRNCEYLAREAGELEIAEQARAKGRAFAETLARSLRVTSELMGRGLIAASADREDVDPSSTAIAFEPCRVEDVLPAEFVEATFDLVAAQIEQFSGPAFEGNYSPYLLRNLNAFASLGRRDDAFRLLAAMLACRRPAGWRQWAEVVWSDPRAPEYIGDMPHSWIGAEFATAMRRMLVREDGGTLELFRAVPESWWEGEGIRLRDLPTAFGALNLKAQRGEGRVTVELALSGPAPDRITFRYAGAICAQADGRSCQLERDLIVSKSFSRLTIAF
- a CDS encoding DUF924 family protein is translated as MDSNPLVREVLDFWFGSADSAELGSRRQIWFAATPGFDQEIRQRFSEANRLAATGALDDLKQTQMGTLALIILLDQFSRNIFRGAAGAFANDSKARMLAEYAIEKRFDMNVLTVQKLFFYLPFEHAEDLELQERSVDLFVRLGDATSLQHALCHRDQIIRFGRFPDRNGALGRKSTKAEEEFLKNPFC